The following are encoded together in the Ktedonobacterales bacterium genome:
- a CDS encoding Rrf2 family transcriptional regulator translates to MPLEKYSTPDEGPFLSAKLTPDDQIRYSNVGYIYRVGQEQRLNSNHCHRPNATQAQVSGRLAHPLSDDAEGGTQVKLTMKSDYGLRAVLDLAHYYGQGPVQCSDIAHRQAIPEYYLDQLLICMRKAGLIRSVRGPQGGHLLAKPPTQIMMGEVIQALDGSLAPMECVTDPGSCNQSSGCALREVWLKVDEFTQQLVMSTSIEELARQHHVAPAEAMYDI, encoded by the coding sequence GTGCCTTTAGAGAAGTATAGCACACCGGATGAGGGACCGTTTCTCTCGGCAAAGTTGACACCTGACGACCAAATAAGGTATTCTAATGTTGGATACATCTATCGCGTAGGCCAGGAGCAACGCCTCAACTCTAACCATTGCCATCGCCCGAACGCTACCCAGGCTCAGGTCAGTGGACGATTGGCTCATCCGTTGTCTGACGACGCGGAAGGGGGAACACAAGTGAAACTGACGATGAAGAGCGACTATGGTTTGCGGGCGGTCCTTGATCTGGCGCACTATTACGGCCAGGGGCCGGTGCAATGCAGCGATATTGCGCACAGACAAGCCATCCCCGAATATTACCTGGACCAGTTGTTGATCTGTATGCGTAAAGCAGGGCTGATTCGCAGCGTGCGCGGCCCACAGGGCGGGCATTTGCTGGCAAAGCCGCCCACGCAGATCATGATGGGCGAAGTGATTCAGGCGCTCGATGGTTCGCTGGCCCCTATGGAATGTGTCACCGACCCCGGCTCCTGCAACCAATCTTCAGGCTGCGCGCTGCGCGAAGTCTGGCTGAAAGTTGATGAATTCACCCAGCAGTTGGTCATGAGCACCAGCATTGAAGAACTCGCCCGGCAGCATCACGTCGCTCCTGCCGAGGCGATGTATGACATTTAG
- the rsmA gene encoding 16S rRNA (adenine(1518)-N(6)/adenine(1519)-N(6))-dimethyltransferase RsmA, with amino-acid sequence MMAAQPPTEPQERQNESDRFSAVPDLSDPAVVRRLLQRYGVRPQKTFGQYWLEDRQALERIVTAAELAPDAAALEVGAGMGVLTVALARAVGPGGRVVAVEIERDVLAILREVTAPLGNVEVLPRNLLEVEPRALFQGTPYALVANLPYYITASTLRHFLECAQPPVRMVVLVQQEVAERLTAAPGNLSLLGVSVQFYGQTRLIARVPASSFYPPPRVDSAIVRIDVYERPPLALEDAARERFFQIVRAGFGQKRKTLRNALMLGLNESAPVVEGWFTMAGIDARRRAETLSLEEWGKLAAASQDTV; translated from the coding sequence ATGATGGCAGCGCAACCACCTACAGAGCCGCAGGAGCGTCAGAACGAGAGCGATAGATTCTCCGCTGTGCCTGACCTGAGCGATCCGGCGGTGGTGCGGCGTCTGCTTCAGCGATATGGCGTGCGCCCGCAAAAGACGTTTGGGCAATACTGGCTGGAGGACCGCCAGGCGCTGGAGCGCATCGTGACGGCGGCGGAACTGGCCCCTGACGCGGCGGCGCTGGAAGTCGGCGCGGGGATGGGCGTATTGACGGTGGCGCTGGCGCGGGCGGTGGGGCCGGGCGGGCGCGTGGTAGCGGTGGAGATCGAGCGCGATGTGCTGGCGATTCTGCGCGAGGTGACGGCTCCGCTGGGCAATGTGGAGGTTCTGCCGCGCAATCTGCTGGAAGTGGAGCCGCGCGCTCTTTTTCAGGGGACGCCCTACGCGCTGGTGGCGAATCTGCCCTATTACATTACGGCTTCGACACTGCGCCATTTTCTGGAATGCGCGCAGCCGCCAGTGCGGATGGTCGTGCTGGTGCAGCAGGAGGTGGCCGAGCGCCTGACGGCAGCGCCAGGCAATTTGAGCCTGCTGGGGGTGAGCGTGCAGTTTTACGGCCAGACGCGCCTGATCGCGCGCGTACCCGCTTCGTCCTTCTATCCGCCGCCCAGGGTTGATTCGGCAATTGTGCGCATTGATGTCTATGAGCGCCCGCCGCTCGCGCTGGAGGATGCGGCGCGCGAGCGTTTTTTTCAGATCGTGCGCGCGGGCTTCGGCCAGAAGCGCAAAACGCTGCGCAACGCGCTGATGCTGGGCCTGAACGAGTCGGCCCCGGTGGTGGAAGGCTGGTTCACAATGGCAGGCATTGATGCTCGCCGCCGCGCTGAAACGCTTTCTTTGGAGGAATGGGGGAAACTGGCGGCGGCGTCCCAGGATACGGTGTGA
- a CDS encoding OsmC family protein → MAQLTVHVRTVHEAPTAVGWAGNRTLTIDRPEQARGMGLGYSGGELLFLSIGACYCNDIYREAAKRGIVVKSVQVEVSGDWGGEPVRAQNVTFSAKVEAEASEAEIQALMEHTDRVAEIPNSLRMGTPVQLSTVQAVSLPRKPQE, encoded by the coding sequence ATGGCGCAGTTGACAGTACACGTTCGCACAGTTCATGAAGCCCCTACGGCGGTTGGCTGGGCAGGCAATCGCACGCTTACGATTGACCGCCCGGAACAGGCCAGGGGCATGGGGCTTGGTTACAGTGGTGGCGAACTGCTGTTTCTTTCGATTGGGGCCTGTTATTGCAACGATATTTACCGTGAGGCCGCCAAACGGGGGATCGTGGTCAAAAGCGTGCAGGTTGAGGTCAGCGGAGATTGGGGCGGTGAGCCGGTGCGCGCCCAGAATGTGACCTTTTCAGCAAAAGTGGAAGCGGAGGCGAGCGAGGCGGAGATTCAGGCGTTGATGGAGCATACAGATCGCGTTGCCGAAATCCCGAACTCTCTGAGGATGGGAACGCCGGTTCAGCTTTCCACTGTGCAAGCGGTATCCCTGCCGCGCAAGCCCCAGGAATGA